One genomic segment of Rubripirellula tenax includes these proteins:
- the purD gene encoding phosphoribosylamine--glycine ligase, which produces MKVLVVGGGGREHALAWKIAQSPRVKQVFVAPGNAGTARDATNVPIEVTDKAGLIKFAQDEAIAMVVVGPEIPLVDGLVDDMEAVGIRVFGPSKAAAELEGSKVFCKNLLHTANIPTATYHTFRSAEQASRYIWERYCDPNDPVPVVVKADGLAAGKGVIVCGTRAEALDAIDRIAGQREFGDAGKELIIEERLTGQEASVLAITDGETIVTLPAAQDHKPAYDGDTGPNTGGMGAYCPTPIIDEEMMARIEADVLVPVVHAMKRARRPFKGVLYAGLMLTPGGPKVLEFNVRFGDPECQPLLMRLKTDLVDVLEATIDGRLSEIEQLEWDERPSICVVMASEGYPSSYEKGREIKGLDAADAIEDVKVFHAGTKTIDGKVTNDGGRVLGVTAMGDTIAKAKLQAYRGVKEIRWQGAWCRKDISDKAR; this is translated from the coding sequence ATGAAGGTTTTGGTGGTTGGTGGTGGTGGTCGTGAACACGCGTTGGCGTGGAAAATCGCCCAATCGCCACGCGTGAAGCAAGTCTTCGTCGCTCCCGGAAATGCCGGCACCGCACGCGACGCGACCAACGTGCCCATCGAAGTGACCGACAAGGCGGGGCTGATCAAGTTCGCCCAAGACGAGGCCATCGCGATGGTGGTTGTTGGGCCCGAGATCCCCTTGGTCGACGGATTGGTCGACGACATGGAGGCCGTTGGAATCAGGGTCTTCGGCCCATCCAAGGCGGCGGCAGAGTTGGAAGGCAGCAAGGTGTTTTGCAAAAACCTGCTGCACACGGCCAATATCCCGACCGCGACTTACCACACGTTTCGAAGCGCCGAGCAGGCGTCGCGGTACATCTGGGAGCGCTACTGTGACCCCAACGACCCGGTCCCGGTTGTGGTCAAGGCGGACGGGCTTGCGGCTGGCAAAGGGGTGATCGTTTGCGGCACGCGGGCTGAAGCACTCGACGCCATCGATCGCATCGCCGGGCAACGTGAATTCGGCGATGCCGGAAAAGAGTTGATCATCGAAGAGCGTTTGACCGGACAAGAAGCCAGCGTCCTTGCGATCACGGATGGCGAAACGATCGTCACTTTGCCCGCGGCGCAAGACCACAAGCCCGCGTATGATGGCGACACCGGTCCCAACACCGGCGGTATGGGGGCGTACTGTCCGACGCCAATCATCGACGAAGAAATGATGGCCCGCATCGAGGCGGACGTCTTGGTGCCGGTCGTTCACGCGATGAAGCGAGCGCGGCGACCGTTCAAAGGCGTGTTGTATGCCGGCTTGATGCTGACGCCGGGCGGACCCAAAGTGTTGGAATTCAATGTCCGCTTTGGCGACCCCGAATGCCAGCCGTTGTTGATGCGACTGAAGACGGACTTGGTCGATGTCTTGGAAGCCACCATTGACGGCAGACTCAGCGAAATCGAACAGCTAGAATGGGACGAGCGACCGAGCATTTGCGTCGTCATGGCCAGCGAAGGTTACCCAAGCAGTTACGAAAAAGGTCGCGAGATCAAAGGCTTGGATGCCGCCGACGCGATCGAAGACGTGAAAGTCTTTCACGCGGGTACCAAAACGATCGACGGCAAAGTCACCAACGACGGCGGCCGAGTGTTGGGTGTGACGGCGATGGGCGACACGATCGCGAAGGCGAAACTGCAAGCCTATCGCGGCGTCAAAGAAATCCGCTGGCAAGGTGCCTGGTGTCGAAAAGACATCAGCGACAAAGCAAGGTAG